One Panicum virgatum strain AP13 chromosome 9K, P.virgatum_v5, whole genome shotgun sequence genomic region harbors:
- the LOC120646713 gene encoding purple acid phosphatase 17-like encodes MANGGAAMAETLALLAAVAALCCGMAAAALPRVEHPARNDGTLSLLVVGDWGRGGTHNQSRVAEQMGRVGEKLGIDFVISTGDNFYENGLEGVHDQEFEESFTDIYTAQSLQKPWYLVLGNHDYRGDALAQLSPVLRQIDSRFICMRSFIVNAEIVDFFFVDTTPFQKKYWTHPGKHHYDWRGVAPRGKYIANLLKDLDEAMEKSTTTWKIVVGHHTMRSVSDHGDTKELLKLLLPVLKENGVDFYINGHDHCLEHISSRDSPIQYFTSGGGSKAWRGVFQPNKDKLRFFYDGQGFMSLQLNQEQAQFTFYDVSGNSLYQWSSSKTGNSQPSNYLDDEE; translated from the exons ATGGCGAACGGCGGCGCTGCCATGGCGGAGACGCTGGCGCtcctggcggcggtggccgcgctCTGCtgcggcatggcggcggccgcgctgccCCGGGTGGAGCACCCGGCCAGGAACGACGGCACGCTCAGCCTGCTCGTCGTCGGGGACTGGGGGCGCGGGGGCACGCACAACCAGTCACGGGTCGCCGAGCAG ATGGGAAGGGTTGGGGAAAAGCTCGGCATCGACTTTGTTATATCCACCGGGGACAACTTCTACGAGAACGGCCTGGAGGGCGTACATGACCAAGAATTTGAAGAATCGTTCACTGACATCTACACAGCACAAAGCTTACAGAAGCCATGGTACCTAG TTCTGGGAAACCACGATTACAGGGGCGACGCGCTAGCACAGCTTAGCCCTGTCTTGCGACAGATCGATAGCAGATTCATTTGCATGAGATCCTTCATTGTTAACGCAG AAATTGTGGATTTCTTCTTTGTTGACACCACTCCATTCCAAAAGAAGTACTGGACTCACCCTGGCAAACATCACTATGACTGGAGAGGAGTGGCACCTCGAGGAAAATACATAGCCAATTTGCTGAAG GACTTGGATGAGGCTATGGAGAAATCAACTACAACGTGGAAGATTGTTGTTGGGCATCACACTATGAGGAGTGTCAGTGACCATGGGGACACCAAGGAGCTTCTAAAACTACTGCTTCCTGTCCTCAAG GAAAACGGCGTCGACTTCTACATCAATGGGCATGATCACTGCCTCGAGCACATTAGCAGCAGAGACAG TCCGATCCAATACTtcacgagcggcggcggttcgaAAGCATGGAGAGGAGTCTTCCAGCCAAACAAGGACAAGCTCCGGTTCTTCTACGACGGGCAAGGGTTCATGTCCCTCCAGCTGAACCAAGAGCAGGCTCAGTTCACCTTTTACGATGTCTCCGGGAACAGCCTGTACCAGTGGAGCTCGAGCAAAACGGGCAACTCCCAGCCCTCCAACTATCTCGATGACGAAGAATGA